In Nocardia asteroides, the following proteins share a genomic window:
- a CDS encoding FAD-dependent monooxygenase encodes MIDTEVLIVGAGPVGSAAAVELVRHGVRCRLVDALPAPTHYAKAVGIQPRTLEVFEQMGVLREILDAGIQLRGQYLYTNGTETGTTDLTLPPDVPFGFVGIPQYATERILWERLAATGIRVERGVELVGFSQDGSGVEAVLSDAHGEHTVRARFLVGCDGAHSTVRKALGLTFEGAAFPEQYMLGDVELDWSQPRGYGVRAIHQTDGVTDDALVCIPLPGRNRYRVSMRVPTDREVGVAGSEAVEHGIGAGPGPDLADIQAVLDRLSPEPVTASHLRWSSTFRISHRIVDSYGRGRVFVAGDAAHIHPPTGAQGMNTGIQDAHNLAWKLALAVAGGGAPGLLASYDAERRPVGEEVVDRTVRHAQQGIGAGETDRDQVMRREAQLLIDYRDSPLVTASPADWPSPAAGSRAPDATGLTRDAVTGAFRLFTLLPGRHHTLLAYADRAWDADAVDDFEGMVEDLRDATDGGLDAYLVTAPDAELATAVVPVIRDRDGDFTRRYRPVPGSVFVVRPDGYLGYAAVPASSEDLTRHLAATFALEPVGTR; translated from the coding sequence GTGATCGACACGGAGGTTCTCATCGTCGGCGCCGGTCCGGTGGGATCGGCGGCGGCTGTCGAATTGGTCCGACACGGCGTGCGCTGCCGCCTGGTGGACGCGCTCCCCGCGCCGACCCACTACGCCAAGGCGGTCGGGATCCAGCCCCGGACGCTGGAGGTTTTCGAGCAGATGGGCGTGCTGCGGGAGATCCTGGACGCCGGAATCCAGCTGCGCGGTCAGTACCTCTACACCAACGGCACCGAGACGGGCACGACGGATCTGACGTTGCCGCCCGATGTGCCGTTCGGGTTCGTCGGCATTCCGCAGTACGCGACCGAGCGGATCCTGTGGGAGCGCTTGGCGGCCACGGGAATCCGCGTGGAGCGGGGTGTCGAACTGGTCGGCTTCAGCCAGGACGGCAGCGGGGTCGAGGCCGTACTGTCCGACGCCCACGGCGAGCACACGGTCCGCGCGCGGTTCCTGGTGGGCTGCGACGGCGCCCACAGCACCGTCCGCAAGGCGCTGGGCCTGACTTTCGAGGGCGCGGCGTTCCCGGAGCAGTACATGCTCGGCGATGTGGAACTGGACTGGTCGCAACCGCGTGGCTACGGCGTGCGCGCGATCCACCAGACCGACGGGGTCACCGACGACGCCCTGGTGTGCATCCCGCTACCCGGCCGCAACCGCTACCGCGTCTCCATGCGGGTGCCCACCGACCGCGAGGTCGGCGTCGCGGGCTCGGAGGCGGTGGAGCACGGCATCGGCGCGGGACCCGGCCCGGATCTGGCCGACATCCAGGCCGTGCTGGACCGGTTGTCGCCCGAACCCGTGACGGCCTCGCACCTGCGCTGGTCGTCGACCTTCCGGATCAGTCATCGCATCGTCGACTCCTACGGGCGCGGCCGGGTCTTCGTCGCCGGCGACGCGGCCCATATCCATCCGCCCACCGGCGCGCAGGGCATGAACACCGGCATCCAGGACGCCCACAATCTGGCGTGGAAGCTCGCGCTGGCCGTCGCCGGTGGCGGGGCGCCGGGGCTGCTCGCCAGCTATGACGCCGAACGCAGGCCGGTCGGTGAGGAGGTCGTCGACCGCACGGTGCGCCACGCCCAGCAGGGCATCGGCGCCGGCGAGACCGATCGCGACCAGGTGATGCGGCGGGAAGCCCAGCTGCTCATCGACTACCGGGACAGTCCGCTGGTGACCGCGTCGCCGGCCGACTGGCCCTCCCCCGCCGCGGGATCCCGCGCGCCGGACGCGACCGGCCTGACCCGCGACGCCGTCACCGGCGCCTTCCGGCTGTTCACCCTCTTACCCGGCCGCCACCACACGCTGCTCGCCTATGCCGACCGTGCGTGGGACGCCGACGCGGTCGACGACTTCGAGGGCATGGTCGAGGATCTCCGCGACGCGACGGACGGCGGACTCGACGCGTACCTCGTCACCGCACCCGATGCCGAACTCGCCACGGCCGTCGTGCCCGTGATCCGGGACCGGGACGGCGATTTCACCCGCCGCTACCGGCCGGTGCCCGGCAGCGTCTTCGTGGTCCGGCCCGACGGATACCTGGGCTACGCCGCGGTGCCCGCGTCATCCGAGGATCTCACCCGCCACCTCGCCGCGACCTTCGCGCTCGAGCCGGTGGGCACCCGCTAG
- a CDS encoding FAD-binding protein encodes MSRPRRKVVEVRAWDSSADVVVVGYGGAGVAAALAAREAGAEVLALDRYLGGGATALSGGIVYAGGGTAVQRAAGVDDDVENMLAYLEAEVGDAVSAETLRRFCTESPAMIDWLTDHGVPFQASLCPYKTSYPTDDYYLYYSGSENSGGYRDLAKPRQRGHRAHGPGVSGKALFGPLAESAAARGVRVRTGTRVTRLVVEDGRVAGVEAVTIDHAPAGVRRRFARLAKISAKPGVYHPGLRRAVQKLLDRIERNHGLPVRIRAETGVILTTGGFIANELMVGLHAPDYPWAQGLPLGTAGDDGSGIILARELGAATGKMDALSTWRFIAPPSSMFGAIAVNELGQRMIDESRYGAALGAAIATAPHHRAWLLVDADLEAEARAQLGPQSVWFQRMQTERLLRMGRTAGPTVEAVAARAGIDAAALRATVDEHNRAIEDGRPDPFGKPADIRRPLRKGPFALLDISFSARLTYPMPMLTLGGLLVDEDTGAVRTEDGGVIPGLFAAGRTAVGVCSNSYVSGLSLADCVFSGRRAGTHSAKG; translated from the coding sequence ATGTCGCGTCCACGCAGGAAGGTGGTCGAGGTGCGGGCCTGGGACAGTTCAGCCGATGTGGTGGTCGTGGGGTACGGGGGAGCGGGGGTCGCGGCGGCATTGGCCGCGCGCGAGGCCGGGGCCGAGGTGCTGGCGCTCGACCGGTACCTGGGTGGCGGCGCGACCGCGCTGTCGGGCGGCATCGTCTACGCGGGCGGCGGCACCGCGGTGCAGCGCGCGGCCGGTGTCGACGACGACGTCGAGAACATGCTGGCCTACCTCGAAGCCGAGGTCGGCGACGCGGTGAGCGCGGAAACCCTGCGCCGGTTCTGCACCGAATCCCCGGCCATGATCGACTGGCTGACCGATCACGGCGTGCCGTTCCAGGCCTCGCTGTGCCCGTACAAGACGTCGTATCCGACCGACGACTACTACCTGTACTACTCGGGCAGCGAGAACTCCGGTGGGTACCGGGATCTCGCGAAGCCACGCCAGCGCGGCCATCGCGCCCACGGGCCCGGTGTCTCGGGGAAGGCGCTGTTCGGTCCGCTGGCCGAGTCGGCCGCCGCCCGCGGCGTGCGGGTGCGGACCGGTACCCGGGTGACACGGCTCGTCGTCGAGGACGGGCGGGTGGCCGGTGTCGAGGCGGTCACCATCGATCACGCGCCCGCCGGGGTGCGGCGCCGGTTCGCCCGGCTCGCCAAGATCTCCGCGAAACCCGGTGTGTACCACCCCGGTCTGCGGCGTGCGGTGCAGAAGCTGCTGGATCGCATCGAACGCAATCACGGCCTGCCGGTGCGAATCCGGGCCGAGACCGGCGTGATCCTCACGACCGGCGGTTTCATCGCCAACGAACTGATGGTCGGCCTGCACGCCCCGGACTACCCCTGGGCGCAGGGGCTGCCGCTGGGCACCGCGGGCGACGACGGCAGCGGCATCATCCTGGCGCGGGAACTCGGCGCCGCCACCGGCAAGATGGACGCTCTTTCCACCTGGCGGTTCATCGCGCCGCCCAGCAGCATGTTCGGCGCGATCGCGGTGAACGAGCTGGGGCAGCGCATGATCGACGAATCCCGCTACGGCGCCGCGCTGGGCGCCGCCATCGCGACGGCACCGCACCATCGGGCCTGGCTGCTGGTCGACGCCGACCTGGAAGCCGAGGCCAGAGCCCAGCTGGGCCCGCAATCGGTGTGGTTCCAGCGCATGCAGACCGAACGGCTGCTGCGGATGGGGCGCACCGCGGGCCCGACCGTGGAGGCCGTCGCTGCCCGCGCCGGCATCGACGCGGCCGCCCTGCGCGCCACCGTCGACGAGCACAACCGAGCCATCGAGGACGGCCGTCCCGACCCCTTCGGCAAGCCCGCCGACATCCGCCGCCCGCTGCGGAAGGGACCGTTCGCGCTGCTCGACATCTCCTTCAGCGCGCGGCTGACCTACCCGATGCCCATGCTCACCCTCGGCGGCCTGCTGGTCGACGAGGACACCGGCGCCGTACGCACCGAGGACGGCGGCGTGATCCCCGGCCTGTTCGCCGCGGGCCGCACCGCGGTCGGGGTCTGCTCGAACTCCTACGTCAGCGGCCTGTCGCTGGCCGACTGCGTGTTCTCCGGCCGGCGCGCCGGAACCCACAGCGCCAAAGGCTGA